The following coding sequences lie in one Rutidosis leptorrhynchoides isolate AG116_Rl617_1_P2 chromosome 4, CSIRO_AGI_Rlap_v1, whole genome shotgun sequence genomic window:
- the LOC139839771 gene encoding protein argonaute 4-like isoform X1 — MDSENGNTGVTDALPPPPPVTEDVVPIKAEPEPVKKKVMRVPMARRSLATKGQKAQLLTNHFKVNVSNVDGHFFHYSVALFYEDGRPTDGKGIGRKVLDKVHETYRSELDGKEFAYDGEKSLFTVGALPRNKLEFTIVLDNVTSNRNNGNASPDNDADKKRVRRSYQSKTFKVELSFAAKIPMQAIAQALRGQESENSQEALRVLDIILRQHAAKQGCLLVRQSFFHNDVKNFADVGGGVLGCRGFHSSFRTSKGGLSLNIDVSTTMIIQPGPVIDFLIANQNVTNPLSIDWAKAKRTLKNLRIKNDETNAEYKITGLSEKPCNQQLFSLRQKSKDDNGEFSTDEITVQDYFVNIRKVNLRYSAELPCINVGKPKKPIFLPIEFCSLVSLQRYTKSLNTMQRASLVEKSRQKPQERMRVLTDALKLNNYDAEPLLKSCGISISNNFTQVEGRVLPAPKLKVGNGEDFFPRNGRWNFNNKKLVDPTTITKWAVVNFSARCDIRKLVRDLIKCGGLKGIKIEDPFEVFEESPQNRRAPPLVRVEKMFEYIKSKLAEICQNRWAPQFLLCLLPERKNSDLYGPWKKTSLADYGTVTQCIAPMKVNDQYLTNVLLKINAKLGGLNSKLAVEVNRSIPIVSKSPTIILGMDVSHGQPGQSDVPSIAAVVSSRHYPLISRYRASVRTQSPKVEMIDSLFKKVSDTEDEGIMRELLLDYYVTSAQRKPEQIIIFRDGVSESQFSQVLNIELDQIIEACKFLDENWCPKFLVIIAQKNHHTKFFQPGSPDNVPPGTVIDNKVCHPRNNDFYMCAHAGMIGTTRPTHYHVLYDEIGFSADDLQELVHSLSYVYQRSTTAISVVAPICYAHLAATQMSQFIKFEDHSETSSSHGGTGVTSAGAVPVPQLPKLQKNVCNSMFFC, encoded by the exons ATGGATTCGGAAAATGGCAACACTGGGGTTACAGATGCTTTACCACCACCTCCACCTGTCACTGAAGACGTCGTTCCAATCAAAGCTGAGCCTGAACCCGTCAAGAAGAAGGTCATGCGGGTCCCCATGGCTAGACGCAGTCTGGCCACCAAAGGTCAAAAAGCACAGCTGTTGACCAATCACTTTAAAGTCAACGTTTCTAATGTTGATGGCCACTTCTTTCACTACAGT GTGGCGCTTTTCTATGAAGACGGTCGTCCTACCGATGGGAAAGGTATTGGACGAAAAGTGCTCGATAAAGTACATGAAACGTACCGCTCCGAATTAGACGGAAAAGAATTCGCGTACGATGGGGAAAAAAGTTTGTTTACTGTTGGTGCGCTTCCAAGAAACAAACTCGAGTTCACCATTGTACTCGATAATGTCACGTCAAACAG AAACAATGGAAATGCAAGCCCGGATAATGACGCAGACAAGAAACGTGTGCGCCGATCATACCAATCCAAAACTTTTAAAGTCGAGTTGAGTTTCGCAGCTAAAATCCCGATGCAAGCAATTGCACAAGCGTTACGAGGTCAGGAATCGGAAAACTCACAAGAAGCCTTGAGGGTGCTTGATATTATCTTAAGGCAACATGCTGCTAAACA GGGATGTCTTCTTGTTCGTCAATCATTTTTTCACAATGATGTCAAGAACTTTGCTGATGTGGGAGGCGGTGTTCTTGGCTGCCGTGGATTCCATTCAAGTTTTCGTACATCTAAGGGTGGTCTATCCCTGAACATAG ATGTATCTACCACCATGATTATCCAACCTGGGCCGGTAATTGATTTTCTGATTGCTAACCAAAATGTTACAAATCCCCTTTCCATTGACTGGGCAAAG GCAAAGCGTACACTAAAGAACCTTAGGATCAAGAACGATGAGACAAATGCTGAATACAAGATAACTGGTTTGAGTGAAAAACCCTGCAATCAGCAGCT GTTTTCATTGAGGCAAAAGTCCAAAGACGATAATGGTGAATTTAGTACAGATGAAATCACTGTTCAAGATTATTTTGTTAATATTCGCAAAGTTAATTTGCGCTATTCTGCTGAGCTACCCTGCATTAATGTTGGGAAGCCGAAAAAGCCAATATTTCTCCCTATCGAG TTCTGCTCGTTGGTTTCCTTGCAACGCTATACAAAATCACTCAATACAATGCAACGAGCCAGTTTGGTGGAAAAATCCCGCCAAAAGCCACAAGAAAGAATGAGGGTTTTGACTGAT GCTTTAAAACTCAATAACTATGATGCTGAGCCTCTGCTGAAATCGTGTGGCATTTCGATTAGTAACAATTTCACACAAGTTGAAGGAAGAGTTCTTCCTGCACCAAAG CTGAAAGTTGGGAATGGTGAAGATTTCTTTCCGCGAAATGGTCGCTGGAACTTTAACAACAAG AAACTTGTGGATCCCACAACTATCACCAAAtgggcagttgttaacttctctgctAGATGTGACATCCGTAAACTTGTAAGGGATTTGATCAAATGTGGAGGCTTGAAAGGAATT AAAATTGAAGATCCTTTCGAGGTGTTTGAGGAAAGTCCTCAAAATAGGCGGGCCCCACCACTTGTTAGAGTTGAGAAGATGTTTGAATACATTAAGTCTAAACTTGCTGAAATTTGTCAAAATAGGTGGGCTCCACAGTTTTTACTTTGCTTGTTGCCGGAGCGAAAGAACTCTGATCTCTATG GTCCTTGGAAGAAAACGAGTCTTGCTGATTATGGCACCGTGACTCAATGCATTGCACCCATGAAGGTCAATGATCAGTATTTAACAAATGTACTGCTGAAGATTAACGCTAAG CTCGGTGGATTGAACTCTAAGCTAGCCGTTGAGGTTAACCGGTCTATTCCAATTGTATCCAAGTCCCCAACCATCATTCTTGGTATGGACGTTTCACATGGCCAGCCTGGACAGTCTGATGTCCCCTCAATTGCTGCG GTTGTTAGTTCACGTCACTATCCCTTGATCTCTCGTTATCGAGCTTCTGTGCGTACTCAGTCCCCAAAAGTGGAAATGATAGACTCTTTGTTTAAAAAAGTTTCTGACACCGAGGATGAAGGCATCATGAG GGAGCTTCTCCTTGACTACTATGTGACATCAGCCCAGCGAAAGCCCGAGCAGATCATTATCTTTAG GGATGGTGTTAGTGAGTCACAGTTCTCTCAAGTTCTTAACATCGAATTGGACCAAATTATCGAG GCATGCAAATTTCTGGATGAAAATTGGTGCCCTAAATTTCTTGTGATAATTGCCCAAAAGAATCACCACACTAAGTTTTTCCAGCCAGGATCTCCGGATAATGTTCCACCTG GAACGGTGATTGATAACAAGGTGTGTCATCCCCGTAACAATGATTTCTACATGTGCGCGCATGCTGGGATGATA GGGACGACAAGGCCCACACATTACCATGTGTTGTATGATGAAATTGGGTTTTCAGCTGATGATCTTCAGGAGCTTGTACACTCTTTGTCATATGT TTACCAGAGAAGCACCACCGCAATTTCTGTTG TTGCACCTATTTGCTATGCTCATTTAGCAGCAACACAGATGTCTCAGTTCATAAAGTTTGAGGACCACTCGGAGACATCTTCAAGCCATGGTGGAACTGGTGTTACGTCTGCCGGAGCAGTGCCAGTACCTCAGCTACCGAAATTGCAGAAGAATGTCTGCAACTCTATGTTTTTCTGCTAa
- the LOC139839771 gene encoding protein argonaute 4-like isoform X2, with protein MDSENGNTGVTDALPPPPPVTEDVVPIKAEPEPVKKKVMRVPMARRSLATKGQKAQLLTNHFKVNVSNVDGHFFHYSVALFYEDGRPTDGKGIGRKVLDKVHETYRSELDGKEFAYDGEKSLFTVGALPRNKLEFTIVLDNVTSNRNNGNASPDNDADKKRVRRSYQSKTFKVELSFAAKIPMQAIAQALRGQESENSQEALRVLDIILRQHAAKQGCLLVRQSFFHNDVKNFADVGGGVLGCRGFHSSFRTSKGGLSLNIDVSTTMIIQPGPVIDFLIANQNVTNPLSIDWAKAKRTLKNLRIKNDETNAEYKITGLSEKPCNQQLFSLRQKSKDDNGEFSTDEITVQDYFVNIRKVNLRYSAELPCINVGKPKKPIFLPIEFCSLVSLQRYTKSLNTMQRASLVEKSRQKPQERMRVLTDALKLNNYDAEPLLKSCGISISNNFTQVEGRVLPAPKLKVGNGEDFFPRNGRWNFNNKKLVDPTTITKWAVVNFSARCDIRKLVRDLIKCGGLKGIKIEDPFEVFEESPQNRRAPPLVRVEKMFEYIKSKLAEICQNRWAPQFLLCLLPERKNSDLYGPWKKTSLADYGTVTQCIAPMKVNDQYLTNVLLKINAKLGGLNSKLAVEVNRSIPIVSKSPTIILGMDVSHGQPGQSDVPSIAAVVSSRHYPLISRYRASVRTQSPKVEMIDSLFKKVSDTEDEGIMRELLLDYYVTSAQRKPEQIIIFRDGVSESQFSQVLNIELDQIIEACKFLDENWCPKFLVIIAQKNHHTKFFQPGSPDNVPPGTVIDNKVCHPRNNDFYMCAHAGMILMIFRSLYTLCHMFTREAPPQFLLLHLFAMLI; from the exons ATGGATTCGGAAAATGGCAACACTGGGGTTACAGATGCTTTACCACCACCTCCACCTGTCACTGAAGACGTCGTTCCAATCAAAGCTGAGCCTGAACCCGTCAAGAAGAAGGTCATGCGGGTCCCCATGGCTAGACGCAGTCTGGCCACCAAAGGTCAAAAAGCACAGCTGTTGACCAATCACTTTAAAGTCAACGTTTCTAATGTTGATGGCCACTTCTTTCACTACAGT GTGGCGCTTTTCTATGAAGACGGTCGTCCTACCGATGGGAAAGGTATTGGACGAAAAGTGCTCGATAAAGTACATGAAACGTACCGCTCCGAATTAGACGGAAAAGAATTCGCGTACGATGGGGAAAAAAGTTTGTTTACTGTTGGTGCGCTTCCAAGAAACAAACTCGAGTTCACCATTGTACTCGATAATGTCACGTCAAACAG AAACAATGGAAATGCAAGCCCGGATAATGACGCAGACAAGAAACGTGTGCGCCGATCATACCAATCCAAAACTTTTAAAGTCGAGTTGAGTTTCGCAGCTAAAATCCCGATGCAAGCAATTGCACAAGCGTTACGAGGTCAGGAATCGGAAAACTCACAAGAAGCCTTGAGGGTGCTTGATATTATCTTAAGGCAACATGCTGCTAAACA GGGATGTCTTCTTGTTCGTCAATCATTTTTTCACAATGATGTCAAGAACTTTGCTGATGTGGGAGGCGGTGTTCTTGGCTGCCGTGGATTCCATTCAAGTTTTCGTACATCTAAGGGTGGTCTATCCCTGAACATAG ATGTATCTACCACCATGATTATCCAACCTGGGCCGGTAATTGATTTTCTGATTGCTAACCAAAATGTTACAAATCCCCTTTCCATTGACTGGGCAAAG GCAAAGCGTACACTAAAGAACCTTAGGATCAAGAACGATGAGACAAATGCTGAATACAAGATAACTGGTTTGAGTGAAAAACCCTGCAATCAGCAGCT GTTTTCATTGAGGCAAAAGTCCAAAGACGATAATGGTGAATTTAGTACAGATGAAATCACTGTTCAAGATTATTTTGTTAATATTCGCAAAGTTAATTTGCGCTATTCTGCTGAGCTACCCTGCATTAATGTTGGGAAGCCGAAAAAGCCAATATTTCTCCCTATCGAG TTCTGCTCGTTGGTTTCCTTGCAACGCTATACAAAATCACTCAATACAATGCAACGAGCCAGTTTGGTGGAAAAATCCCGCCAAAAGCCACAAGAAAGAATGAGGGTTTTGACTGAT GCTTTAAAACTCAATAACTATGATGCTGAGCCTCTGCTGAAATCGTGTGGCATTTCGATTAGTAACAATTTCACACAAGTTGAAGGAAGAGTTCTTCCTGCACCAAAG CTGAAAGTTGGGAATGGTGAAGATTTCTTTCCGCGAAATGGTCGCTGGAACTTTAACAACAAG AAACTTGTGGATCCCACAACTATCACCAAAtgggcagttgttaacttctctgctAGATGTGACATCCGTAAACTTGTAAGGGATTTGATCAAATGTGGAGGCTTGAAAGGAATT AAAATTGAAGATCCTTTCGAGGTGTTTGAGGAAAGTCCTCAAAATAGGCGGGCCCCACCACTTGTTAGAGTTGAGAAGATGTTTGAATACATTAAGTCTAAACTTGCTGAAATTTGTCAAAATAGGTGGGCTCCACAGTTTTTACTTTGCTTGTTGCCGGAGCGAAAGAACTCTGATCTCTATG GTCCTTGGAAGAAAACGAGTCTTGCTGATTATGGCACCGTGACTCAATGCATTGCACCCATGAAGGTCAATGATCAGTATTTAACAAATGTACTGCTGAAGATTAACGCTAAG CTCGGTGGATTGAACTCTAAGCTAGCCGTTGAGGTTAACCGGTCTATTCCAATTGTATCCAAGTCCCCAACCATCATTCTTGGTATGGACGTTTCACATGGCCAGCCTGGACAGTCTGATGTCCCCTCAATTGCTGCG GTTGTTAGTTCACGTCACTATCCCTTGATCTCTCGTTATCGAGCTTCTGTGCGTACTCAGTCCCCAAAAGTGGAAATGATAGACTCTTTGTTTAAAAAAGTTTCTGACACCGAGGATGAAGGCATCATGAG GGAGCTTCTCCTTGACTACTATGTGACATCAGCCCAGCGAAAGCCCGAGCAGATCATTATCTTTAG GGATGGTGTTAGTGAGTCACAGTTCTCTCAAGTTCTTAACATCGAATTGGACCAAATTATCGAG GCATGCAAATTTCTGGATGAAAATTGGTGCCCTAAATTTCTTGTGATAATTGCCCAAAAGAATCACCACACTAAGTTTTTCCAGCCAGGATCTCCGGATAATGTTCCACCTG GAACGGTGATTGATAACAAGGTGTGTCATCCCCGTAACAATGATTTCTACATGTGCGCGCATGCTGGGATGATA CTGATGATCTTCAGGAGCTTGTACACTCTTTGTCATATGT TTACCAGAGAAGCACCACCGCAATTTCTGTTG TTGCACCTATTTGCTATGCTCATTTAG